From Endozoicomonas sp. 8E, the proteins below share one genomic window:
- the trxB gene encoding thioredoxin-disulfide reductase codes for MSEAKHVKLLILGSGPAGYTAAVYAARANLKPVMITGMQQGGQLTTTTDVDNWPGGPEGLQGPGLMEDMRIHAERFGTEIIFDHIEEVDLGKKPYTLKGNDTYTCDSLIISTGASARYLGLDSEEAFKGRGVSACATCDGFFYKNKDVVVVGGGNTAVEEALYLSNIAKKVTLIHRRKGFRAEKILQDKMIDRVENGNMELALDATLNEVLGDSMGVTGVRIKDVNTGETREINAEGCFIAIGHTPNTGIFEGQLEMKDGYIKVNSGSEGNATLTSREGVFAAGDVMDHVYRQAITSAGTGCMAALDAEKYLDSLS; via the coding sequence GTGAGTGAAGCCAAGCACGTCAAGCTGCTGATTCTGGGTTCCGGTCCTGCAGGATACACAGCTGCGGTTTACGCTGCCCGGGCAAACCTGAAGCCGGTTATGATCACTGGTATGCAACAGGGCGGGCAGTTGACGACTACTACCGACGTGGACAACTGGCCAGGAGGCCCCGAAGGTCTTCAGGGACCCGGCCTGATGGAAGATATGCGCATCCATGCAGAACGCTTTGGTACCGAAATCATCTTTGATCATATCGAAGAAGTCGATCTGGGCAAGAAGCCATACACCCTGAAAGGTAACGATACCTACACCTGTGACTCCCTGATTATCAGCACTGGTGCCAGCGCTCGCTACCTGGGTCTGGACAGTGAAGAAGCCTTCAAGGGCAGAGGTGTTTCTGCCTGTGCCACCTGTGATGGATTCTTCTACAAAAACAAGGACGTCGTGGTAGTGGGTGGCGGTAACACCGCTGTCGAGGAAGCCCTCTATCTTTCCAACATTGCAAAGAAAGTTACACTCATTCACCGCCGCAAGGGCTTCCGTGCAGAAAAAATTCTGCAGGACAAGATGATCGACCGAGTAGAAAACGGCAACATGGAGCTGGCTCTCGATGCCACTCTGAATGAAGTACTGGGAGATAGTATGGGCGTGACAGGCGTTCGCATCAAGGATGTCAATACTGGCGAGACCCGCGAAATCAACGCTGAAGGCTGCTTCATTGCCATCGGCCATACGCCGAACACTGGTATTTTTGAAGGCCAGCTGGAAATGAAAGACGGCTACATTAAAGTCAACAGCGGTTCAGAAGGCAATGCAACACTGACTTCCAGAGAAGGCGTATTCGCTGCGGGTGACGTTATGGATCACGTTTACCGTCAGGCTATTACCTCTGCCGGCACAGGCTGTATGGCAGCTCTGGATGCCGAGAAATACCTCGACTCTCTGTCCTGA
- a CDS encoding YhcB family protein, which translates to MENVNVLWFLGSLAFLAGMAGGALLYHLLAGSRSDRGKMEAQLIELEADFKQYQDNVADHFNTTAHLINKLTDSYKDVYEHMANGADSLCNDDSVKNKLSDSLISSTALLSGQIPKRHSERAKPLEQPLDYAPKTTAPDEKGTLSEDFRVTTEAQEAVSSQKAS; encoded by the coding sequence GCGGGTATGGCCGGTGGCGCACTTTTGTATCATCTTCTGGCAGGTTCCCGTTCGGATCGAGGCAAAATGGAAGCTCAGCTGATCGAACTGGAAGCTGATTTCAAGCAGTATCAGGATAACGTAGCCGATCATTTCAACACAACGGCTCACCTGATTAACAAGCTGACGGACAGCTATAAAGATGTCTATGAGCATATGGCTAACGGAGCTGATTCACTGTGTAACGATGACAGTGTCAAGAACAAGCTCAGTGATTCTCTGATCAGCAGCACAGCTCTGTTGTCGGGTCAGATTCCCAAGCGTCATAGCGAACGTGCGAAGCCTTTGGAGCAGCCACTGGATTATGCACCCAAGACAACAGCTCCGGATGAGAAAGGTACTCTGTCTGAAGACTTCAGGGTAACAACTGAAGCTCAAGAGGCGGTGAGTAGCCAAAAAGCTTCCTGA